The DNA region GGGAACGTTGCGCCGGATCTCGGTTATTTGTCATCGGGGGCCGCTCTGAGCTGGGGACGTGACGGGAAACTGCTAAACCTCACACCGTTTATGGAGAACGACCCTGATTTTAAAAAGGAAGATTATCTGGACCAGATTTGGTATGAAATCGAACCTGGCAACATCATCGCGATGAGTACCGCCGTCGAAGGTTATGGTCTTATGTACAACAAGGATTTGCTGCTGGAAGCTGGGGTCGAGCTGCCTCCAACGGATGCGAACAAAGCATGGGATTGGGATACGTTTGTGGAGTACGCTAAAAAATTAACGCTGGACGATCAAGGAAGAAATGCGTTGGATCCGAATTTTAACCCGGATAAAATCAGACAGTTTGGCCTTCAGTACGATCCGTATAACATGATGGCGGCGGTAGTCTCCAATGGTGGCAACTTCCTGACCGAAGACGGCACAGGCTTCGGGCTTGCCCGGCCGGAAGCGATCGAAGCGATTCAAAAGCTTGCAGATCTGATGTATGTGCATCATGTTTCCCCTACTCCGCTGCAGACCAAAAACATGCCTGACACGGCGCTTCAGACCAAAAAAGTCGCGATGACGGTATCCGGCAACTGGGCGCTTCAAGCCTTTGCGGAACAGGATTTTAATCTTGGCGTCGGGGTCCTGCCAAAGCTGAAGGAAAGCAACACGCTGCTGGACGGCGCGCCAACGGTCATTTTCAAATCAACCAAACATCCTGAAGAAGCTTGGCTGCTGTACAAATATATGACGGACCCTGAATCGGTGCTGCCGCTGATTGAGGGCGGATTATGGATGCCGCTGAAGAAAGAGTGGTACACGAATCCCGAGCTGATCAACAAATGGGCAGCAGGGAACAAAGCGCATCCGGAAGGCTACACGGAAGCCTTTATGAAACAAACCATTGAAAACGGATTCCGCACTCCCGGCTTTGAAGTGAAGAATCTGGACAAGATCAACGCGCTCGTCACGCCCGCACTCGATTTGGTGTGGACGGGCAAACAAAAAGCGGAAGAGGCACTAAAAGGCGTGGAGCCCAAAGTATTGCCGCTTATTGAGGGATATTACGGAAGGTGATCCTTTTCCGGCGGCAGCAGCAAACCGCGTTCTGTTCATGACTTGAAGGATATTCATTGAAGATAGGGGGGATTCATATTCAACATAAACGCCGAATCGCAATGGCGGGCATTCTGTTTGCCCTACCCAGCATTTTGGGACTGATGTTGTTTGTCATGCTGCCGATGCTTGCCAGTTTGCTGCTCAGCTTTACGGATTACCGGATTGTCAACACGCCTAAATTTATTGGACTCGCCAATTATATTCGGCTCTTTGATGGAACGGACCCCTATTTCTACAACTCGTTATGGGTCACCTTGAAATACGTGATTCTCCGTGTTCCGCTGGGCCTTGTGTTCTCTTTTATGGCTGCGTTTTTGCTGAACATGCAATTCATTCGCGGCAAATCCGTCTTTCGCACGATCTTTTACTTGCCGTCTATTGTACCTGCTGTCGCCTCTTCCATGATCTGGCTCTGGTTGTTCAGTCCCGATCTGGGACTGTTCAACAGCTTTCTTGAAGCGTTGAATCTGCCCACGCTCAACTGGCTGTATTCCGAACAAACGGTGGTGCCTTCGATTGTGCTGATGAGTCTTTGGGGGATGGGTAGCACGATCATCATCTTCCTGGCGGGCTTGCAAGGGGTGCCGCGATCCTTGTATGAGGCGGCCACTGTGGATGGTGCCGGCGCCCTCCGGAAATTCCAGCATATTACGATTCCGATGATGACGCCAATTATTTTCTTTAATTTGATCATGGGGTCAATCGGAGCCTTTCAGGTGTTTACTGAGGCGCTGATTATGACGCAGGGAGGTCCAAATAACGCCAGCCTGTTTTATAACTACTATATTTACCGGCAGGCCTTTCAGTTTGGCGAAATGGGGCAAGCCTCCGCCATTGCGTGGATTCTTTTTATCATCATCCTTTTGGTTACGGTTATATTCTTCCGCACATCGAAGTCCTGGGTATTCTATGAAAGCGAGGTGTAGCTCCCTGTGAAGAAAAGCCGCCGTATTCAGCAAATTATCGTGTATTTGTTCCTCATTGGGGGAGCTGCCTTTTGTTTACTCCCGCTGTTTTGGCTGGTACGCAGTTCGATGATGAATTCGCTGCAAATTTTTGAGATGCCTCCGAAGTGGATTCCTTCGCCGTTTCGGCTGCAAAACTATGTGGAGGCACTGACCACCATCGACTTTTTCCAGTTTTTCCGCAACACCTTATTCATTACCGTCAGCTGTCTGTTTGGAGCACTCTTTAGCAGCTCGATTGGAGCCTACAGCTACGCCAGGCTGGAATGGCCGGGAAGGCGGCTCTTCTTCGGCTTGCTGCTGGCCAGCATGATGCTTCCCAGCGCCGTCACCTTGATTCCCACTTTTATCGGCTGGAGGTTTGCCGATCTGATCAATACGTATTTCCCGCTGATTCTGCCGGTATGGTTGGGATCTGCCTTCGATATCTTTTTGCTCCGGCAGTTTTATTCCACGATACCGAAAGACATGGATGAAGCCGCATATGTGGATGGGGCAGGGCCGTGGACCATTTTCACCCGGATCATCATTCCTTTGTCCAAACCGCCCCTCATCGTGATTGGATTGTTTTCCTTTATGAATTCCTGGAACGACTTCATGGGACCGCTGGTGTACTTGAATGAGGAGAGAAAGTTCACGCTGGCATTAGGCCTGCAGATGTTCCAGTCGCTTCACAGTGCGCAGTGGCACCTTCTGATGGCGGCCTCGACCGTGGTCATTTTACCGGTCATCGTCGTTTTTTTCATAGGCCAGCGTTATTTTATCGAAGGGATTACGTTGACCGGAATGAAAGGGTAACTCGGGTGTGGGCATACCTATAATTCAACATTATTGAATATAATTCAATTCAGTTTCGTAACATGCTGTAAAGGCAGAAATTTCGGCTTTGTCACAATACGGAGGGAGCGTAAAAAATATGGAAGCTCAGCGACTCAGCAAGGTAAGGGAAGTGATCGAGCAGCAGGAAATGGATGCACTGTTGATTTCCAGTCCGTTTAACCGGAGATATGTTACCGGCTTTACGGGAACTGCCGGTTGGGCTGTAATTACTCAGGATCAAGCGTGGCTAGTGACCGATTTTCGTTATGTCAGCCAAGCGGGGCAGCAAGCCAAGGAATTTGAAGTGGTGCAGCATGGGGGCCAGCCGCTTGAGCTGATCCGCGAAAAACTGGGCGCCGCCGGCGTCAAGAAAATGGGATTTGAAAAACATCATGTTCCCTTTGCCGACTATGAAACGTACGAGCGCACGTTTGCCGGCATCGAACTAGCGCCAATTGGGGACGCCATCGAAAAGCTGCGAGGCATTAAAGATGAGAGGGAGCAGCACTGTATTCGGAAAGCAATCGAAATTACGGAAAAGGCCTTTGCGTTTATTCTGGGTGTAATGAAGCCTGGCGTTACCGAAAGGGAGGTGGCGGCGGAGCTGGAATATTTCATGCGCAAAAACGGCGCGGTGTCGTCGGCGTATCCGATCATCGTCGCTTCCGGCGCGCGCTCGGCACTTCCGCACGGATTAGCCAGCGACAAGCCACTCGGAATGAATGAATTCGTGACCATGGATTTTGGCGCGAATTACGAAGGATACTGTTCCGATTTGACGCGCACGGTTTTTATCGGCAAACCGACCGAACGCCATCGGGAGATTTACCAGATCGTGATGGAAGCGAACCAATCCGTCCTGGAGGGGCTGAAACCGGGAATGACCGGGAAGGAGGGTGACTCGTTGGCCAGGGAATATATTACGGGCCGCGGGTATGGGGATTATTTCGGTCATGGTCTCGGCCACGCCTTCGGTTTGGAGATTCACGAGCCCATGCGGTTTTCCCAACAAACGGAGGATAAGCTGGAGCCCGGCATGATTATGACGGTTGAACCCGGCATTTACCTGCCTGATTTTGGGGGCGTCCGCATCGAAGACAATATTCTGGTTACCGATACGGGCATCGAGGTGCTGACAACATCGAATAAAGAACTGATTGTGCTGTAAGAGGGGAGGCAAGGGATCGATTCATGAATGCTGAATCTGCGGAGGTTGTTGTTATCGGCGGCGGGATTATCGGCATGTCCATCGCTTATTATGCGGCGAGGCAAGGTATGGATGTGGTTGTGGTGGAGCGGGGAGAACTCGCCGGAGGGACCTCTTCCAAATGCGACGGCAATATTCTTGCGATTGACAAGGATCCCGGCTTTGACAGCCAGATGTCCTTAAAATCGCAGGAACTGGTGGCGGAATGGGCCCGGGAGCTCGATGAGGAATTTGAGTATCGCGCCCCCGGAAGCATCCTTGTCTGCGAGACGGAAGAGGAGATGCTTGCCGCCGAAAACTGGGTTTTACGCCAGAGGGAGGCCGGCCTTCCGTTCCGCATGCTCGACCAAAAAGATCTGCGCAGCGAATGGCCAGCGCTGGCCGAAGATCTGCTCGGCGGCTTAGAGTGCGCAACGGATTCCACCGTAAATCCGTTGCTGCTCACCTATTCGCTGGCATCCGCCGCTCGCCGGTATGGAGCCAGGCTGCGGGTTCATACATCCGTTACGGCGATTATGCTTGATGCTCAGCGGAGAATCCGCGGGGTAGAGACCACTGGCGGTACGATTCATGCACAGACCGTCATCAATGCTGCCGGGGTATGGTCGAAGCATATTGGACAAATGGTCGGGCTGGATATTCCGATCGAACCCCGCAAAGGTCATATTCTGGTCGCTTCCCGCTCAGAGAGCATCGGGAAGCGGAAGGTGATGGAATTTGGTTACCTGATCAGCAAGTTTGGCGGAAAGCGGAGCGTGGACCCGAAATTTGAACAATACGGGATCGCGCTTGTATTCGAACCGACCGCATCGCAAAATTTCCTGATTGGATCGAGCCGCCAATTTGTGGGGATGGACGCTCGCGTGGACCAGGAGGTCATCCGGCTTATCGCCGAAAGGGCAATTCGCTTTTTCCCTGCCCTGGAACAGATTCCGCTGCTTCGAACCTACGCGGGATTGCGTCCCTGGACACCGGATCATCTGCCGATTGTATCTGCCGTTGATGAAATTCCCGGGTTCTACATCGCGGCCGGACACGAAGGTGATGGCATCAGCCTGGCCGCCGTTACGGGAAAAGTCATTAGCGAAATGCTGAACGGAGCGGAGACCTGTATTCCGGTTGATCCGCTGCGTTATGACCGTTTCCGCCACGAGGCGGGCCGACAGGAGGTAATCTTTTGAGAATATCCAAGCTGGTGAGCACAATCGACACGCACACGGGGGGGAACCCCACCCGGACCGTGACAAGCGGAGCACCCGAGCTGATCGGCCACACAATGGCCGAGAAGATGGTGTACATGTCCGAACATTACGACCATTTCCGCCGGGCTCTAATGCTGGAACCGCGGGGGCATGAAGTGATGTCCGGCTGCATTTTGACCCCCCCGTGCAACAAAAGTGCAGACATCGGGGTTGTCTTTATCGAAAGCGGTGGATATTTGCCGATGTGCGGACACGACACGATCGGCCTATGCACGGCACTGATCGAGGGAGGAATTTACCCCGGGAACAAAGACGTTATCCATTTGGATACGCCAGCAGGAATGGTTAAAGCAAAGCTTACAGTGGAGGACGGGAAGGTAAAGAAGGTTTCGTTCACCAACATCGCTTCTTTTTTATACCAATCGGATGTACGGGTTCGCGTTGAGGGTATTGGCGTCATTTCCGTTGATATTGCGTATGGTGGCAATTTTTACGGGCTTGTGGACGCGCGCCCGCTTCATCTGCCACTTGTTCCCGGACGGGGGGCGGAGATCGTGGAGCTGGCGATCAAGATCCGGGAGGCGATCAATCGCGAAATCGAGGTGGTACATCCCGAAATCTCCGTCATTCGCGGACTCACCCATATTGAGTTTTACAGTGATCCGGTCTCGCCGTCCGCCAACTGTCGGAATACGGTTGTCGTACCCCCTGGGGGCATTGACCGCTCTCCATGCGGCACGGGAACTTCTGCGAAAGTTGCCGTGCTTCACGCCAAAGGGGAGCTGCAAAAAGGGGAGGAGTTCGTGCATGAAAGCATCGTAGGCTCCTTGTTCCAGGCAAAAGTATTGGAAGAAACGACCGTGGGTGGTTTGGCAGCAGTCATCCCCGAAATATCCGGTTCAGCGTGGATTACGGGCTTTCATCAGTTTGTTTATAAGGAGCAGGATCCGTTGAGTCAGGGATTTTTCCTGCTCTAATGAATTTTACCGGAGGGCGGCATTATGGAAACAACGAAGTGGTATGCGGCGCTCGATACGCATTCCTGCGGTCAGCCGCTGCGGATCATCACCGGGGGGGTGCCTCAGATCAACGGCTCCTCTCAACATGCGAAGTCTTTATTTTTCAAAAGGCATTTCGATTCCGTCAGGAAGCTGCTG from Paenibacillus sp. JNUCC-31 includes:
- a CDS encoding NAD(P)/FAD-dependent oxidoreductase: MNAESAEVVVIGGGIIGMSIAYYAARQGMDVVVVERGELAGGTSSKCDGNILAIDKDPGFDSQMSLKSQELVAEWARELDEEFEYRAPGSILVCETEEEMLAAENWVLRQREAGLPFRMLDQKDLRSEWPALAEDLLGGLECATDSTVNPLLLTYSLASAARRYGARLRVHTSVTAIMLDAQRRIRGVETTGGTIHAQTVINAAGVWSKHIGQMVGLDIPIEPRKGHILVASRSESIGKRKVMEFGYLISKFGGKRSVDPKFEQYGIALVFEPTASQNFLIGSSRQFVGMDARVDQEVIRLIAERAIRFFPALEQIPLLRTYAGLRPWTPDHLPIVSAVDEIPGFYIAAGHEGDGISLAAVTGKVISEMLNGAETCIPVDPLRYDRFRHEAGRQEVIF
- a CDS encoding carbohydrate ABC transporter permease gives rise to the protein MKKSRRIQQIIVYLFLIGGAAFCLLPLFWLVRSSMMNSLQIFEMPPKWIPSPFRLQNYVEALTTIDFFQFFRNTLFITVSCLFGALFSSSIGAYSYARLEWPGRRLFFGLLLASMMLPSAVTLIPTFIGWRFADLINTYFPLILPVWLGSAFDIFLLRQFYSTIPKDMDEAAYVDGAGPWTIFTRIIIPLSKPPLIVIGLFSFMNSWNDFMGPLVYLNEERKFTLALGLQMFQSLHSAQWHLLMAASTVVILPVIVVFFIGQRYFIEGITLTGMKG
- a CDS encoding carbohydrate ABC transporter permease; translated protein: MAGILFALPSILGLMLFVMLPMLASLLLSFTDYRIVNTPKFIGLANYIRLFDGTDPYFYNSLWVTLKYVILRVPLGLVFSFMAAFLLNMQFIRGKSVFRTIFYLPSIVPAVASSMIWLWLFSPDLGLFNSFLEALNLPTLNWLYSEQTVVPSIVLMSLWGMGSTIIIFLAGLQGVPRSLYEAATVDGAGALRKFQHITIPMMTPIIFFNLIMGSIGAFQVFTEALIMTQGGPNNASLFYNYYIYRQAFQFGEMGQASAIAWILFIIILLVTVIFFRTSKSWVFYESEV
- a CDS encoding proline racemase family protein, giving the protein MRISKLVSTIDTHTGGNPTRTVTSGAPELIGHTMAEKMVYMSEHYDHFRRALMLEPRGHEVMSGCILTPPCNKSADIGVVFIESGGYLPMCGHDTIGLCTALIEGGIYPGNKDVIHLDTPAGMVKAKLTVEDGKVKKVSFTNIASFLYQSDVRVRVEGIGVISVDIAYGGNFYGLVDARPLHLPLVPGRGAEIVELAIKIREAINREIEVVHPEISVIRGLTHIEFYSDPVSPSANCRNTVVVPPGGIDRSPCGTGTSAKVAVLHAKGELQKGEEFVHESIVGSLFQAKVLEETTVGGLAAVIPEISGSAWITGFHQFVYKEQDPLSQGFFLL
- a CDS encoding ABC transporter substrate-binding protein; the protein is MNKAKRVAGVVLSSVLTISLLLTGCSDSGGGPEAQGGKNGQKEPVTLKFSFWGDTIEKKTVTEALERFEQETGIQVEPMHVPADYLTKMTTMVAGNVAPDLGYLSSGAALSWGRDGKLLNLTPFMENDPDFKKEDYLDQIWYEIEPGNIIAMSTAVEGYGLMYNKDLLLEAGVELPPTDANKAWDWDTFVEYAKKLTLDDQGRNALDPNFNPDKIRQFGLQYDPYNMMAAVVSNGGNFLTEDGTGFGLARPEAIEAIQKLADLMYVHHVSPTPLQTKNMPDTALQTKKVAMTVSGNWALQAFAEQDFNLGVGVLPKLKESNTLLDGAPTVIFKSTKHPEEAWLLYKYMTDPESVLPLIEGGLWMPLKKEWYTNPELINKWAAGNKAHPEGYTEAFMKQTIENGFRTPGFEVKNLDKINALVTPALDLVWTGKQKAEEALKGVEPKVLPLIEGYYGR
- a CDS encoding M24 family metallopeptidase gives rise to the protein MEAQRLSKVREVIEQQEMDALLISSPFNRRYVTGFTGTAGWAVITQDQAWLVTDFRYVSQAGQQAKEFEVVQHGGQPLELIREKLGAAGVKKMGFEKHHVPFADYETYERTFAGIELAPIGDAIEKLRGIKDEREQHCIRKAIEITEKAFAFILGVMKPGVTEREVAAELEYFMRKNGAVSSAYPIIVASGARSALPHGLASDKPLGMNEFVTMDFGANYEGYCSDLTRTVFIGKPTERHREIYQIVMEANQSVLEGLKPGMTGKEGDSLAREYITGRGYGDYFGHGLGHAFGLEIHEPMRFSQQTEDKLEPGMIMTVEPGIYLPDFGGVRIEDNILVTDTGIEVLTTSNKELIVL